One Manihot esculenta cultivar AM560-2 chromosome 6, M.esculenta_v8, whole genome shotgun sequence DNA segment encodes these proteins:
- the LOC110617756 gene encoding probable inactive receptor kinase At1g48480, with product MFLKNLFFFLFFVLIFLPSSKPDLAADRSALLLLRSSVGGRTLFWNISQSTPCSWAGVGCQGNRVTVLRLPGVALSGQLPTGIFSNLTQLRTLSLRLNALSGQLPSDLVACTNLRNLYLQGNMFSGEIPEFLFTLHDLVRLNLGENNFTGGISMGFGNFTRLRTLYLENNRLSGSIPDLKMEKLEQFNVSNNLLNGSIPERFRAFDSTSYLGNSLCGKPLDSCATDANGTVVVPSSPTEDAGNAGKKKKLSGGAIAGIVIGSVVALFLLLLILMLLCRKKGSQKSRSIDIASIKQQDLALPGDKPIGEVETGSGHGNGNGYSVAAAAAAAMVGNGKGGGGEVNGAGAKKLVFFGKASKVFDLEDLLRASAEVLGKGTFGTAYKAVLEMGTVVAVKRLKDVTISDREFKEKIEMVGAMDHESLVPLRAYYYSRDEKLLVYDYMPMGSLSALLHGNKGAGRTPLSWEIRCGIALGAARGIQYLHSQGPNVSHGNIKSSNILLTQSYEARVSDFGLAHLVGSSSTPNRVAGYRAPEVTDPRRVSQKADVYSFGVLLLELLTGKPPTHALLNEEGVDLPRWVQSIVREEWTSEVFDLELLRYQNVQEEMVQLLQLGIDCAAQYPDNRPSMSEVTRQIEELSLCSLREDQDQQPDIVDADDNSSR from the exons ATGTTTCTAAaaaatcttttctttttcttattttttgtcTTAATCTTCCTCCCTTCCTCAAAACCAGATCTCGCCGCCGACCGCTctgctcttcttcttcttcgctcCTCTGTCGGCGGCCGCACTCTCTTCTGGAACATATCCCAGTCCACCCCTTGTTCTTGGGCTGGCGTTGGCTGCCAGGGTAATCGTGTTACTGTCCTCCGCCTCCCTGGAGTGGCCCTTTCTGGTCAACTTCCTACTGGCATTTTCTCTAACCTTACTCAGCTTCGTACTCTCAGTCTCCGTCTCAATGCTCTCTCTGGTCAGTTGCCTTCAGATCTCGTTGCTTGTACCAATCTCAGGAACCTCTACTTGCAAGGAAATATGTTCTCCGGTGAGATCCCTGAGTTTCTCTTTACTTTGCATGATCTTGTGCGGCTTAATCTGGGTGAGAACAACTTCACCGGTGGGATCTCCATGGGTTTTGGAAATTTTACCAGGTTGAGAACTTTGTACCTGGAGAACAACCGGTTATCTGGGTCAATTCCGGATTTGAAGATGGAAAAGTTGGAGCAATTCAATGTGTCAAATAATCTGTTGAATGGCTCTATACCTGAAAGGTTTCGGGCTTTTGACTCCACTTCTTATCTGGGTAATTCTCTATGTGGTAAACCTCTTGATTCTTGTGCTACTGATGCAAATGGTACTGTGGTGGTGCCCAGTTCACCAACTGAAGACGCAGGCAATGCCGGTAAAAAGAAGAAGCTCTCCGGTGGTGCTATTGCGGGTATTGTGATTGGATCTGTAGTTGCGTTATTCTTGCTTCTTTTGATTTTGATGCTCTTGTGCCGAAAGAAGGGTAGCCAGAAATCAAGATCCATTGACATAGCGTCGATTAAGCAGCAAGATTTGGCACTTCCAGGAGATAAACCTATTGGGGAGGTGGAGACTGGTAGTGGACACGGTAATGGTAATGGATACTCAGTTGCTGCTGCTGCAGCGGCAGCAATGGTGGGGAATGGAAAAGGCGGAGGAGGGGAAGTGAACGGAGCTGGAGCTAAAAAGTTGGTGTTTTTCGGCAAAGCTTCAAAGGTGtttgatttggaagacttgtTGAGAGCTTCGGCGGAGGTTTTGGGAAAAGGAACATTTGGAACTGCGTATAAGGCAGTGTTGGAGATGGGAACAGTGGTGGCTGTGAAAAGGTTAAAGGATGTGACCATTTCAGACAGAGAATTCAAGGAGAAGATTGAAATGGTGGGAGCCATGGATCATGAGAGTTTGGTCCCCTTAAGAGCTTACTATTACAGCAGGGATGAGAAGCTTCTTGTTTATGATTACATGCCTATGGGAAGCTTATCTGCTCTTTTGCATG GGAACAAAGGAGCTGGTAGGACTCCTTTGAGCTGGGAAATTAGATGTGGTATTGCCCTTGGAGCAGCCCGTGGCATCCAATACCTACACTCTCAAGGTCCTAATGTCTCCCATGGAAACATCAAATCATCCAATATACTTCTCACTCAATCCTATGAAGCTCGAGTATCTGATTTTGGTCTTGCTCACCTTGTTGGTTCTTCCTCTACACCAAACCGAGTTGCTGGCTATCGAGCACCGGAGGTGACTGATCCTCGCAGAGTTTCCCAGAAAGCTGATGTTTATAGCTTTGGTGTGTTGCTATTAGAGCTGCTGACTGGAAAGCCCCCGACCCATGCCCTTTTGAATGAGGAAGGTGTAGACCTTCCTAGATGGGTTCAGTCCATAGTTCGAGAGGAATGGACTTCAGAAGTGTTCGATCTTGAGCTCCTCCGCTACCAAAATGTCCAAGAGGAGATGGTTCAGCTCTTGCAGCTTGGAATAGATTGTGCAGCCCAATACCCTGATAATCGTCCATCAATGTCTGAAGTAACTAGACAGATTGAGGAGTTAAGCCTATGCAGCCTACGGGAAGATCAAGATCAACAGCCAGATATAGTTGATGCGGATGATAACTCTTCGCGATGA